A window of Fictibacillus halophilus contains these coding sequences:
- a CDS encoding FxLYD domain-containing protein, which translates to MDIPSPTNTNAESKISFDKIVYQNDYGLTTVSGETTNHDNKSHSYSFIVTFYNQNRNIVGTANGVVNNIEPGQTKTFEAISQDNMENVTNYRVNSNGTALIRDCLFVEVANWVNHW; encoded by the coding sequence ATGGATATTCCTTCACCTACTAATACTAATGCGGAATCAAAGATTTCATTTGATAAAATTGTTTACCAAAACGATTATGGACTGACAACCGTTTCTGGAGAAACTACAAATCATGATAATAAATCACATTCGTATTCATTTATCGTTACCTTTTATAATCAAAATCGAAATATCGTCGGGACAGCAAATGGGGTAGTTAATAATATTGAGCCAGGCCAGACCAAAACATTTGAAGCTATTAGTCAAGATAATATGGAAAACGTGACTAACTATAGAGTGAATAGCAATGGGACCGCTTTAATAAGGGATTGTCTATTTGTTGAAGTGGCTAATTGGGTTAACCATTGGTGA